In Astyanax mexicanus isolate ESR-SI-001 chromosome 5, AstMex3_surface, whole genome shotgun sequence, a single window of DNA contains:
- the tgm2b gene encoding protein-glutamine gamma-glutamyltransferase 2, with translation MALDFGSWDLACEFNNTDHRTELNGTDRLIVRRGRPFTINLNLRSGSYQPGVNQLQITAETGPQPVEQYGTRADFGLSATIDDTCWSAAVTSPPGEIVSLSICSAPDAPIGRYTVTLDGRAQFELILLFNPWCPRDVVYMDSEEKLEEYVLAQDGIIYRGDAKYPIPSAWEFGQFEEGILDACLRILDVNPKYQRNPGKDCSGRRNPIYVSRVLSAMVNSNDRDNGVLEGCWRDTFDGGVSPMSWRGSVEILRTWNTTSCLPVRYGQCWVFAAVACTVSRALGIPCRVVTNYLSAHDTNANLVIERYVDENGKLLNVSKDMIWNYHCWVESWMSRPDLKAGFDGWQASDPTPQEKSENVFCCGPVPVQAIKEGELTFKYDASFVFAEVNADVETFLRYKDGNTRKITSTSQVGQKISTKSVGSDQREDITHLYKYPEGSDEERAAFEKAKHQNKLLNQQNNTGLHVNIKVSLEMRKGCDFDVFAVVTNNTSVDKKCRLVFASRAITYDGTIGQECGFKDLLNVELPPGGERKVQLRLNYSKYCNVITQDNLIRLGALLIDYSTRDAVLAMRTIVLENPEIKIRILGEPKVNRQLAAELTMQNNLPEPLGACCFSIEGANLTGGKTITESIPTSVEPGQEAKVKIYFTPTHSGLRKLLVDFNSDRLGHVKGFRNVIIGK, from the exons GTCCGCAGCCTGTAGAGCAGTACGGTACCAGAGCTGATTTTGGTCTGAGTGCCACTATCGATGACACCTGCTGGAGCGCTGCAGTAACCAGTCCTCCTGGGGAGATAGTGTCCTTGTCCATCTGCTCCGCCCCTGATGCCCCCATTGGACGCTACACTGTGACCCTGGACGGCAGGGCTCAGTTTGAGTTAATATTGCTCTTCAACCCCTGGTGTCCTC GGGATGTGGTGTACATGGACAGTGAGGAGAAGCTGGAGGAGTACGTGTTGGCTCAGGATGGAATTATCTACAGAGGAGATGCTAAATATCCAATTCCCTCAGCATGGGAGTTTGGCCAG TTTGAAGAAGGGATCCTGGATGCATGTCTGAGAATTCTGGATGTGAACCCTAAGTACCAGAGGAACCCTGGAAAAGACTGCTCAGGACGCAGGAACCCTATCTACGTCTCCAGAGTTCTCAGTGCTATG GTGAACAGTAATGACAGAGATAATGGAGTACTGGAAGGCTGCTGGAGAGACACGTTTGATGGTGGAGTCAGCCCCATGTCTTGGAGGGGGAGTGTGGAGATTCTGAGGACCTGGAATACCACTTCCTGTTTACCTGTACGCTATGGCCAGTGCTGGGTCTTTGCGGCTGTTGCCTGCACCG TGTCTCGAGCGCTGGGTATCCCCTGCAGAGTGGTGACCAACTACCTCTCAGCCCACGACACCAACGCTAACCTGGTGATCGAACGCTACGTAGATGAAAACGGCAAGCTGCTGAACGTCAGCAAAGACATGATTTG GAACTACCACTGCTGGGTGGAGAGCTGGATGTCACGTCCTGACCTGAAAGCAGGCTTTGACGGCTGGCAGGCCAGTGACCCCACGCCCCAGGAGAAGAGCGAGA ATGTGTTCTGCTGTGGGCCAGTCCCCGTTCAAGCGATAAAGGAAGGAGAGCTCACGTTTAAGTATGACGCTTCGTTTGTGTTTGCGGAGGTCAACGCGGATGTGGAAACATTCCTGAGGTATAAGGACGGCAACACACGCAAGATCACCAGCACGAGTCAGGTCGGCCAGAAGATCAGCACCAAGAGCGTTGGAAGTGATCAGCGAGAAGACATCACACACCTTTATAAATACCCAGAAG GTTCTGATGAGGAACGAGCAGCGTTTGAAAAAGCCAAACACCAAAACAAACTGCTGAACCAACAGAACAACACCGGCCTCCATGTCAATATCAAAGTTTCCTTGGAGATGAGGAAGGGCTGCGACTTTGATGTCTTTGCTGTGGTTACCAACAACACGTCTGTGGATAAAAAGTGCCGTCTGGTGTTTGCCTCCCGCGCCATTACTTACGATGGAACTATTGGACAGGAGTGTGGGTTTAAAGATCTGCTGAACGTGGAGCTGCCACCTGGAGGAG AGCGGAAGGTGCAACTAAGGTTGAACTACAGTAAATACTGCAACGTTATAACTCAAGACAATCTAATCCGGCTGGGAGCGCTGCTGATAGACTACAGCACCAGAGACGCTGTTCTGGCCATGCGCACCATCGTCCTTGAAAACCCAGAGATTAAGATCAGG ATCCTGGGAGAACCTAAAGTGAACCGGCAGCTGGCAGCAGAACTAACCATGCAGAACAATCTGCCAGAACCTTTGGGTGCGTGCTGCTTCAGCATAGAAGGAGCCAATCTCACTGGGGGCAAGACAATCACTGAGAG CATCCCAACCAGTGTGGAGCCCGGGCAAGAAGCCAAGGTCAAAATCTACTTCACTCCCACCCACTCCGGCCTGCGCAAACTGCTGGTGGATTTTAACAGCGACAGACTGGGACACGTTAAAGGGTTCAGGAACGTAATCATCGGCAAATAA
- the LOC125802222 gene encoding radial spoke head protein 3 homolog B-like isoform X4, with amino-acid sequence MASQRYNQAPNGAYVSSTRPQPASTRLKYKDPAVIQNEGSRVYGNIMYDRRVVRGNTYAKHTLTLRSQPDPAELKKKQEARRRALERKMAKEQFRLLTPKAPEGRKHTDVQTELYLEELSDHPEDASMGCQTDAFLDEPATPLFIPAKSGKDVATQIEEGELFDFDTEVQPVLEVLIGKPMEQALLEVLEEEELASLRAQQRAFQELRNAELVEVQRLEEQERRHREEKVRRLKQQREVLENERVIAEKIAARGFAQQYLADLLPSVYNTLREQGYFYDPVQRDIETGFLPWLMAEVDNALEKREIALTVLDTLTYDVANSRQETSKD; translated from the exons ATGGCTTCACAGCGCTACAACCAGGCTCCAAACGGAGCGTATGTGTCCTCTACTCGACCACAACCTGCTTCAACGCGCCTCAAATACAAGGACCCTGCGGTGATTCA aaatgaaggaTCACGTGTATATGGAAACATTATGTACGATCGGCGTGTTGTCAGAGGAAATACCTATGCAAAACACACTCTGACACTT AGGTCACAGCCTGACCCTGCtgagcttaaaaaaaagcaagagGCCAGAAGGAGAGCCCTGGAAAGAAAGATGGCTAAAGAGCAGTTCCGCTTATTAACCCCAAAAGCACCTGAAGGGAGGAAACACACGGATGTGCAGACTG AGCTGTACTTGGAGGAGCTGAGTGATCATCCTGAAGATGCCAGTATGGGATGTCAGACCGACGCATTTCTAGACGAACCAGCCACTCCTCTCTTTATCCCTGCCAAGTCTGGAAAAGATGTAGCCACACAAATAGAAGAAGGAGAG CTGTTTGACTTTGACACAGAGGTGCAGCCTGTGTTAGAGGTGCTGATAGGAAAGCCCATGGAACAGGCTCTGCTGGAAGTTTTGGAAGAGGAAGAGCTGGCGTCTCTTAGGGCTCAACAGCGCGCTTTCCAGGAGCTGCGTAATGCTGAACTTGTGGAGGTACAGCGACTGGAGGAACAGGAGAGGCGCCACAGAGAGGAGAAG GTTCGCAGACTTAAGCAGCAGAGAGAAGTCttggagaatgagagagtgatagCAGAGAAAATAGCAGCTAGAGGATTTGCTCAGCAATACCTGGCTGACCTGCTGCCCTCCGTCTACAACACTCTGAGAGAACAGGGCTATTTCTACGACCCAGTGCAGAGAG ATATAGAGACAGGATTCCTCCCCTGGCTGATGGCAGAAGTGGACAATGCTTTGGAGAAACGAGAGATTGCCCTTACAGTGCTTGACA CTCTCACCTATGATGTGGCCAACAGCAGACAGGAGACTTCGAAAGATTAG
- the LOC125802222 gene encoding radial spoke head protein 3 homolog B-like isoform X1 has translation MASQRYNQAPNGAYVSSTRPQPASTRLKYKDPAVIQNEGSRVYGNIMYDRRVVRGNTYAKHTLTLRSQPDPAELKKKQEARRRALERKMAKEQFRLLTPKAPEGRKHTDVQTELYLEELSDHPEDASMGCQTDAFLDEPATPLFIPAKSGKDVATQIEEGELFDFDTEVQPVLEVLIGKPMEQALLEVLEEEELASLRAQQRAFQELRNAELVEVQRLEEQERRHREEKVRRLKQQREVLENERVIAEKIAARGFAQQYLADLLPSVYNTLREQGYFYDPVQRDIETGFLPWLMAEVDNALEKREIALTVLDTLTYDVANSRQETSKD, from the exons ATGGCTTCACAACGCTACAACCAGGCTCCAAACGGAGCGTATGTGTCCTCTACTCGACCACAACCTGCTTCAACGCGCCTCAAATACAAGGACCCTGCGGTGATTCA aaatgaaggaTCACGTGTATATGGAAACATTATGTACGATCGGCGTGTTGTCAGAGGAAATACCTATGCAAAACACACTCTGACACTT AGGTCACAGCCTGACCCTGCtgagcttaaaaaaaagcaagagGCCAGAAGGAGAGCCCTGGAAAGAAAGATGGCTAAAGAGCAGTTCCGCTTATTAACCCCAAAAGCACCTGAAGGGAGGAAACACACGGATGTGCAGACTG AGCTGTACTTGGAGGAGCTGAGTGATCATCCTGAAGATGCCAGTATGGGATGTCAGACCGACGCATTTCTAGACGAACCAGCCACTCCTCTCTTTATCCCTGCCAAGTCTGGAAAAGATGTAGCCACACAAATAGAAGAAGGAGAG CTGTTTGACTTTGACACAGAGGTGCAGCCTGTGTTAGAGGTGCTGATAGGAAAGCCCATGGAACAGGCTCTGCTGGAAGTTTTGGAAGAGGAAGAGCTGGCGTCTCTTAGGGCTCAACAGCGCGCTTTCCAGGAGCTGCGTAATGCTGAACTTGTGGAGGTACAGCGACTGGAGGAACAGGAGAGGCGCCACAGAGAGGAGAAG GTTCGCAGACTTAAGCAGCAGAGAGAAGTCttggagaatgagagagtgatagCAGAGAAAATAGCAGCTAGAGGATTTGCTCAGCAATACCTGGCTGACCTGCTGCCCTCCGTCTACAACACTCTGAGAGAACAGGGCTATTTCTACGACCCAGTGCAGAGAG ATATAGAGACAGGATTCCTCCCCTGGCTGATGGCAGAAGTGGACAATGCTTTGGAGAAACGAGAGATTGCCCTTACAGTGCTTGACA CTCTCACCTATGATGTGGCCAACAGCAGACAGGAGACTTCGAAAGATTAG
- the LOC125802222 gene encoding radial spoke head protein 3 homolog B-like isoform X9: MASQRYNQAPNGAYVSSTRPQPASTRLKYKDPAVIQNEGSRVYGNIMYDRRVVRGNTYAKHTLTLRSQPDPAELKKKQEARRRALERKMAKEQFRLLTPKAPEGRKHTDVQTELYLEELSDHPEDASMGCQTDAFLDEPATPLFIPAKSGKDVATQIEEGELFDFDTEVQPVLEVLIGKPMEQALLEVLEEEELASLRAQQRAFQELRNAELVEVQRLEEQERRHREEKVRRLKQQREVLENERVIAEKIAARGFAQQYLADLLPSVYNTLREQGYFYDPVQRDIETGFLPWLMAEVDNALEKREIALTVLDTLTYDVANSRQETSKD, from the exons ATGGCTTCACAACGCTACAACCAGGCTCCAAACGGAGCGTATGTGTCCTCTACTCGACCACAACCTGCTTCAACGCGCCTCAAATACAAGGACCCTGCGGTGATTCA aaatgaaggaTCACGTGTATATGGAAACATTATGTACGATCGGCGTGTTGTCAGAGGAAATACCTATGCAAAACACACTCTGACACTT AGGTCACAGCCTGACCCTGCtgagcttaaaaaaaagcaagagGCCAGAAGGAGAGCCCTGGAAAGAAAGATGGCTAAAGAGCAGTTCCGCTTATTAACCCCAAAAGCACCTGAAGGGAGGAAACACACGGATGTGCAGACTG AGCTGTACTTGGAGGAGCTGAGTGATCATCCTGAAGATGCCAGTATGGGATGTCAGACCGACGCATTTCTAGACGAACCAGCCACTCCTCTCTTTATCCCTGCCAAGTCTGGAAAAGATGTAGCCACACAAATAGAAGAAGGAGAG CTGTTTGACTTTGACACAGAGGTGCAGCCTGTGTTAGAGGTGCTGATAGGAAAGCCCATGGAACAGGCTCTGCTGGAAGTTTTGGAAGAGGAAGAGCTGGCGTCTCTTAGGGCTCAACAGCGCGCTTTCCAGGAGCTGCGTAATGCTGAACTTGTGGAGGTACAGCGACTGGAGGAACAGGAGAGGCGCCACAGAGAGGAGAAG GTTCGCAGACTTAAGCAGCAGAGAGAAGTCttggagaatgagagagtgatagCAGAGAAAATAGCAGCTAGAGGATTTGCTCAGCAATACCTGGCTGACCTGCTGCCCTCCGTCTACAACACTCTGAGAGAACAGGGCTATTTCTACGACCCAGTGCAGAGAG ATATAGAGACAGGATTCCTCCCCTGGCTGATGGCAGAAGTGGACAATGCTTTGGAGAAACGAGAGATTGCCCTTACAGTGCTTGACA